In Oryza brachyantha chromosome 2, ObraRS2, whole genome shotgun sequence, a single window of DNA contains:
- the LOC102714892 gene encoding protein ELC-like produces MAPPPPSPASGAQYAHQFLNTALSQRGPSALPYAEDVKWLIRNHLVALADAFPSLHPKAALFTHNDGRAAHLLQADGTIPIHHAGASYNLPAVLWLPEPYPRSPPLVFLSPTRDMVIKPHHPLVDRSGLVANAPYLRSWVFPSSNLVDLVRSLSHLFGLDPPLFTRSPQAQAPAPSPPILATPPPRTHPSSPSPYRFPASPQLAARPPPTEDPAEVFKRNAIAKLVDMAYADAATLRPAREAEVDTLFAMQATLRNRGEVISDGVHKIGEEKEALERRLQDVMMATDVMEAWVMENRKGAVAASNTEADEAIETADVLSKQMLECTAADLALEDTIYALDKAIQEGSVPFDGYLRSVRALAREQFFQRVLSTKVNKAQQQAQVARMAARVPQYAS; encoded by the coding sequence ATggcccctccgccgccgtctccggcgagcggcgcccAGTACGCGCACCAGTTCCTCAACACGGCGCTCTCCCAGCGTGGCCCCTCCGCGCTGCCCTACGCCGAGGACGTCAAGTGGCTCATCCGCAACCAcctcgtcgccctcgccgacgccttcCCATCCCTCCACCCCAAGGCCGCCCTCTTCACCCACAAcgacggccgcgccgcccacCTCCTACAGGCCGACGGCACAATCCCCATCCACCACGCCGGCGCCTCCTACAACCTCCCCGCCGTTCTCTGGCTCCCAGAGCCATACCCGCGCTCTCCGCCCCTCGTCTTCCTCTCCCCCACACGCGACATGGTCATCAAGCCCCACCACCCCCTAGTCGATCGATCCGGCCTCGTCGCCAACGCCCCATACCTCCGCTCTTGGGTTTTCCCCTCCTCCAACCTCGTCGACCTCGTCCGATCCCTCTCACACCTGTTTGGCCTCGATCCCCCCCTCTTCACCAGGAGCCCCCAGGCCCAGGCCCCGGCCCCTTCCCCACCGATCCTTGCGACCCCGCCCCCTCGCACGCACCCCTCCTCCCCATCCCCCTACCGATTCCCTGCCTCCCCCCAGCTTGCCGCGCGCCCCCCACCCACCGAAGACCCTGCTGAGGTCTTCAAGCGCAATGCCATCGCTAAGCTCGTCGACATGGCCTATGCTGATGCGGCCACGCTGCGGCCCGCCCGTGAGGCCGAGGTCGATACCCTCTTCGCCATGCAGGCTACACTGCGCAATCGGGGTGAGGTGATCTCTGATGGGGTGCACAAAATCGGGGAGGAGAAGGAAGCACTTGAGCGCCGCCTTCAGGATGTCATGATGGCCACAGACGTCATGGAGGCATGGGTCATGGAGAACAGAAAGGGTGCTGTGGCTGCCAGCAACACTGAAGCAGACGAGGCGATTGAGACGGCAGATGTACTATCCAAGCAGATGCTTGAGTGTACGGCTGCAGATTTGGCGCTCGAAGACACCATTTATGCGCTTGACAAGGCCATCCAGGAGGGTTCTGTTCCATTTGATGGCTACCTCAGGAGCGTGCGTGCGCTTGCACGGGAGCAGTTCTTCCAGCGTGTCCTATCGACGAAGGTGAACAAGGCACAACAACAGGCTCAGGTTGCTAGAATGGCTGCTCGGGTGCCGCAGTATGCATCATAG
- the LOC102715180 gene encoding uncharacterized protein LOC102715180 isoform X1 produces MSSSVLLTSRANHSPAPPSQARRVSQPLVSFPLRRTRFVGLRLCLARAAADSQGPNGAAPGPDGNGEAKPANGADTTLVRPKNRRDILLEYVKNVQPEFMELFIKRAPPQVVDAMRHTVTNMIGTLPPQFFAVTVTTVAENLAQLMYSVLMTGYMFRNAQYRLELQQSLEQIALPEPKEEKDSAEYAPGTQKKVTGEVIRWNKTTGPEKIDAVKYIELLEAEIDELSRQVARKSSQGSNELLEYLKTLEPQNLKELASSAGEDVVFAMNAFIKRLLAVSDPAQMKTTVSETSANQLGNLMFWLMIVGYSIRNIEVRFDMERVLGAAPKIGELPPGENI; encoded by the exons ATGTCTTCCTCCGTCCTGCTTACCTCTAGGGCTAATCACTCGCCGGCGCCTCCGTCGCAAGCCCGCCGGGTGTCACAACCGCTCGTCTCCTTCCCCTTGCGCCGCACCCGCTTCGTCGGCCTCCGCCTCTGCCTCGCGCGCGCAGCCGCCGATTCGCAGGGGCCCAACGGCGCCGCTCCTGGCCCTGATGGGAACGGAGAGGCCAAGCCAGCCAATGGCGCCGACACCACCCTGGTACGG CCGAAGAATCGGAGGGACATACTCCTGGAATATGTTAAAAACGTCCAGCCAGAGTTTATGGAGCTCTTCATAAAAAGAGCTCCACCACAG GTTGTTGATGCCATGCGCCACACAGTGACTAATATGATTGGGACTCTGCCACCTCAATTTTTCGCTGTAACTGTCACAACG GTTGCTGAAAATCTGGCTCAGCTTATGTACAGTGTCCTGATGACCGGATACATGTTTAGGAATGCACAGTATCGTCTGGAATTGCAGCAGAGTTTGGAGCAGATTGCCCTTCCAGaaccaaaagaagaaaag GATTCTGCAGAATACGCTCCTGGAACCCAGAAAAAAGTAACTGGTGAAGTTATCCGATGGAACAAAACCACTGGTCCTGAGAAAATAGATGcagtaaaatatatagaacTTCTTGAAGCAGAAATTGATGAGCTCAGCCGTCAAGTTGCTAGAAAATCATCTCAAGGAAGCAATGAACTCCTGGAATATTTGAAAACTCTAGAACCTCAAAATCTAAAG GAGCTGGCAAGTAGTGCTGGTGAGGATGTTGTTTTTGCTATGAATGCATTCATAAAGCGCCTATTGGCTGTCTCAGATCCTGCACAGATGAAG ACAACGGTTTCGGAAACAAGTGCTAATCAGCTAGGCAACTTGATGTTTTGGTTGATGATTGTTGGCTACAGCATCCGCAATATTGAGGTGCGGTTCGACATGGAAAGAGTACTGGGTGCTGCCCCCAAAATAGGCGAACTGCCACCTGGAGAAAACATATAG
- the LOC102715180 gene encoding uncharacterized protein LOC102715180 isoform X2: MSSSVLLTSRANHSPAPPSQARRVSQPLVSFPLRRTRFVGLRLCLARAAADSQGPNGAAPGPDGNGEAKPANGADTTLPKNRRDILLEYVKNVQPEFMELFIKRAPPQVVDAMRHTVTNMIGTLPPQFFAVTVTTVAENLAQLMYSVLMTGYMFRNAQYRLELQQSLEQIALPEPKEEKDSAEYAPGTQKKVTGEVIRWNKTTGPEKIDAVKYIELLEAEIDELSRQVARKSSQGSNELLEYLKTLEPQNLKELASSAGEDVVFAMNAFIKRLLAVSDPAQMKTTVSETSANQLGNLMFWLMIVGYSIRNIEVRFDMERVLGAAPKIGELPPGENI; encoded by the exons ATGTCTTCCTCCGTCCTGCTTACCTCTAGGGCTAATCACTCGCCGGCGCCTCCGTCGCAAGCCCGCCGGGTGTCACAACCGCTCGTCTCCTTCCCCTTGCGCCGCACCCGCTTCGTCGGCCTCCGCCTCTGCCTCGCGCGCGCAGCCGCCGATTCGCAGGGGCCCAACGGCGCCGCTCCTGGCCCTGATGGGAACGGAGAGGCCAAGCCAGCCAATGGCGCCGACACCACCCTG CCGAAGAATCGGAGGGACATACTCCTGGAATATGTTAAAAACGTCCAGCCAGAGTTTATGGAGCTCTTCATAAAAAGAGCTCCACCACAG GTTGTTGATGCCATGCGCCACACAGTGACTAATATGATTGGGACTCTGCCACCTCAATTTTTCGCTGTAACTGTCACAACG GTTGCTGAAAATCTGGCTCAGCTTATGTACAGTGTCCTGATGACCGGATACATGTTTAGGAATGCACAGTATCGTCTGGAATTGCAGCAGAGTTTGGAGCAGATTGCCCTTCCAGaaccaaaagaagaaaag GATTCTGCAGAATACGCTCCTGGAACCCAGAAAAAAGTAACTGGTGAAGTTATCCGATGGAACAAAACCACTGGTCCTGAGAAAATAGATGcagtaaaatatatagaacTTCTTGAAGCAGAAATTGATGAGCTCAGCCGTCAAGTTGCTAGAAAATCATCTCAAGGAAGCAATGAACTCCTGGAATATTTGAAAACTCTAGAACCTCAAAATCTAAAG GAGCTGGCAAGTAGTGCTGGTGAGGATGTTGTTTTTGCTATGAATGCATTCATAAAGCGCCTATTGGCTGTCTCAGATCCTGCACAGATGAAG ACAACGGTTTCGGAAACAAGTGCTAATCAGCTAGGCAACTTGATGTTTTGGTTGATGATTGTTGGCTACAGCATCCGCAATATTGAGGTGCGGTTCGACATGGAAAGAGTACTGGGTGCTGCCCCCAAAATAGGCGAACTGCCACCTGGAGAAAACATATAG